Genomic DNA from Niallia circulans:
TTCAATTCCTAAACCTTCTGGCAGCATGCGAGGGACATTTTCAATAAAACCGCCACCTGTAATATGGGATAATCCTTTTATTTCAAATTTTTGGATAGCAGAGAGAATTGATTTAACATAGATTTTCGTTGGCTTAATCAGCTCTTCCCCAAGTGTACATCCCAATTCCTCAACATATTCAGATAATGACATACCTGCTTGCTCAAGAAAAAGCTTACGAACAAGGGAATAGCCATTGCTGTGAATACCGCTAGAAGCAAGTCCGATTAACACATCGCCAGCTTTAATGCTTTCTCCTGTTATCACCTGTTCTTTTTCACAAGCACCGACTGCAAATCCAGCAAGATCATACTCCTCTTCGCTGTACATTCCTGGCATTTCAGCAGTTTCTCCGCCAACTAACGCACAGCCAGCCTGTTCACAGCCATCAGCAATACCTTTTACAATAGCTTCAATTTTGGCAGGTTCAGCTTTCCCGCATGCAATGTAATCAAGGAAATAAATAGGCTCTGCACCTTGCACAACAATGTCATTCACACACATCGCAACAGCATCTATGCCGATTGTATCGTGCTTATCCAGCATAAATGCAAGCATCAGCTTTGTGCCTACTCCATCCGTTCCGGAGACGAGCACTGGGTTTTTCAAGTTTAATACGGACAAATCAAACATGCCGCCGAAACCGCCAAGACCACCCATAACACCAGGTCTGATTGTTTTATTAACATGCTTCTTCATTCTCGAAACTGCTTCATAGCCTGCCTCGATATTAACTCCTGCTTGTTTGTAGCTTTCAGCCATAAGTATCCTCCTAATGTTCAAAGACATCTTTTATGTGCATTTCAATGGAAAAGCGACACACCCCTATGCCGCTTTTCATTTCCTCTACTATTACACCTTCTCGTATGATTGCAGTGCAGGAGGATAGATTTCTGTCGGGTATTTGCCAGTAAAGCAAGCTAAGCAGGAACCTCTAGTCTCTCCTTCTTCCGTTCTGCCAATAGCATCTACCATTCCCTCTGTGCTCAAGAAAATAAGAGAATCTGCACCAATGATTTCACGCAGTTCTTCCACTGAATATTTAGAGGCGATCAGTTCTTCCTTCGTAGAAGTATCTATTCCGTAAAAACATGGATTTTTAATAGGCGGTGAACTAATCAGTACATGCACCTCTGTCGCACCTGCTTCACGAAGCATTGTCACGATTCTTCTGCTCGTTGTACCTCTCACGATAGAATCATCAACCATGATGACACGCTTTCCTTCGACAACACCACGGACTGCGGAAAGCTTCATTTTTACTCCTTGTTCACGCAATGTTTGTGATGGCTGAATAAAGGTACGGCCAACATACCTGTTCTTAATTAAGCCTAACTCATATGGAATGCCTGTTTCTTCTGCATAGCCGATAGCAGCAGAAATACTGGAATCAGGAACACCTGTTACAACATCAGCCTCAATCGGCGCTTCAAAAGCAAGTCTTTTTCCAAGATTCTTCCTTGCAGTATGAACATTGATACCATTTATATTGCTGTCCGGTCTGGAGAAATACACATACTCCATCGTACACATTGCAATATTGGAAGCGACAGAGAACATCTCAGAACGGAAACCATTATCATCGATAATTAACAGCTCTCCCGGCAGAACATCACGGATAAATTCTGCACCGACAACATCGAATGCACATGTTTCAGATGCAACAACATAAGCATCCCCTAATTTCCCTAAGGAAAGCGGCCTCATGCCATTAGGATCAAGAGCAACCATTAACTCCGTCTCCGTTAAGATTAAGAAAGCATATGCACCTTTAATCATTGTCAGCGCATTTTTTACTCGCTCATTGAAGGCATTGAAGCCTCCTCTTCTAATTAAATGTGCCAGTACTTCTGTATCAGAGCTTGTTTGAAAAATACTTCCTTGTGCTTCTAACTGACTCTTCAATGCATTTGCGTTAACAAGATTACCATTGTGGGCAAGCGCCATGCTTCCACTTTGGAAATGGAACAGGAGGGGCTGAACATTTTCATAGCCTCCGCCCCCTGCTGTTGCATAACGAACGTGTCCGATTGCTGCTTTACCTGTCAATTCCTTCATTGCTTCCTGTGTGAAAACCTCTGCAACAAGGCCTTCTCCTTTGATGCCTTTAAGCTTCTCGCCGTCTGTTGCAACAATCCCAGTACCCTCTTGACCTCTGTGCTGCAGGCTGTGCAGGCCATAATATGCTAGTTGAGCAGCATCTGTATGTCCCCAAACACCAAAGACTCCACATTCCTCATTTAACCCTCTTATTTCAGCAAGCATGGAATTGCTCCTCTCCAGGCGGACTCTAACACTTCCACCTGTTCCTTAATCAGAATATTTTCCCCTTGGCTAATAGTAAGATTGTTATCATTTGTTACTTCTCCAATAAGTGCTGCAGGAACTAAGCTTTCAAATTGCTCTTTGTTTTCTGGTTTAATAGAAAGCAAGAAACGAGATTGAGATTCACTGAATAGTGCAGAGACTGGGTTTCCTTGAAGATCTAGCTTCGCGCCCAATGAGTTAGGTCCAAACAGACTCTCTGCTGCAGCAACTGCCAAGCCGCCTTCTGCTAAATCATGTGCTGATTCAACAATGCCTGCTCTTATTGCCGTAAGAACAGCAGCCTGATGGCTCTTCTCTACTTCTAAGTCTAATACAGGTGATTTACCAGAAATGGAACCTTCAAGCAACTTTTGCAGCTCACTTCCACCAAATTCATCCTTCGTTTCACCTAGTACATAAATAAGGTCACCGCTCGCTTTAAAGCTTTGTGTTGTTATGTCCTTTGTATCTTTAATCAAACCAACCATACCGATTACTGGCGTTGGATAGATAGCTGTGCCGTTTGTTTCATTGTATAAGGATACGTTACCGCCAATGACAGGAGCATTAAGTGCCAAGCATGCTTCACTAATCCCGTCAGCAGCCTTTTCAATTTGCCAGAAGATTTCCGGCTTCTCCGGATTTCCGAAGTTTAAGTTATCTGTTATTGCCAACGGCTCTGCACCTGAGCAGACAATATTACGTGCTGCCTCTGCAACTGCAATTTTCCCGCCTGTTTCTGGATCAAGATAAAGGTAGCGAGCATTACAGTCTGTCGTCATTGCCAATGCTTTTTTCGTTCCGCGGATACGAACAACTGCAGCATCTGATCCAGGAGCAACAACAGTATTAGTACGAACCATATAATCATATTGGTCATATACCCATTCCTTTGAAGCAATAGTTGGCTGCTTCAGCAAGCTAACTAACGCTTCGCCATAATTCTCCACTGCTGGTACCGCATTCTCCAGTGCTTGGAAATCACGGAAATATTGTGGCTCTGCAGATGGTTTATGATAAACAGGAGCATCCTCTGCCAAAGCATCTGCCGGTACATTTGCAACTACTTGGCCTTTATGAAGAAGTCGCAGCATTTTATCATCTGTAACGACACCGATAGCAACAGCCTCTAAGTCATATTTATGGAAAAGATCCTTGATTTCTTGCTCTCTGCCTTTTTTAACAACGATAAGCATACGTTCTTGAGATTCAGACAGCATCATTTCATATGCTGTCATGCCAACTTCACGCTGTGGCACTAAATCAAGATTCATTTCGATACCAGATCCAGCCTTGCTCGCCATTTCTGCACTTGAGCTTGCAAGCCCAGCTGCACCCATATCCTGAATACCAACTAACGCATCAGAGTGAATCAATTCCAAGCACGCCTCAAGTAACAGCTTCTCCATGAATGGATCACCAACTTGAACTGCTGGACGATTTTCATCCGAATTCTCTGTAAGCTCTTCAGAAGCAAATGTCGCACCATGAATACCGTCACGACCTGTTTTTGCTCCAACATACATAACAGTATTGCCAACACCATGCGCCTGGCCTTTTTTGATGTCTTCATGATTGATTAATCCAACACACATCGCATTTACAAGCGGGTTGCCTGCATAAGAAGCATCAAAGGCAATTTCTCCGCCAACAGTCGGAATACCGATACAGTTTCCATAGCCTGCAATACCTGCAACAACCTCTTCAAACAGATATTTCGTACGTGCATTATCCAGTTCGCCAAAACGCAGTGAGTTCAGAATTGCAATTGGTCTAGCTCCCATTGAGAACACATCACGAATGATTCCGCCAACACCTGTTGCTGCCCCTTGATAAGGCTCGATTGCAGATGGATGGTTATGGCTTTCGATTTTGAATGCCACCGCTTGACCATCGCCAATGTCAACAATACCAGCACCTTCTCCAGGTCCTTGTAATACTTGCGGGCCTGTTGTCGGGAACTTTCTTAATACTGGCTTAGAGTTTTTGTAGCTGCAATGCTCAGACCACATAACTGAAAATAGTCCAATTTCAGTGTAGTTAGGCTTTCGGCCAAGAATTTTTTCGACCATTGCGAATTCTTCGTCCGTAACACCCATTTGTTTGTAAATTTCTTCTGACTTAATTTGTTCTGGACTTGGCTCAAGCATTAACGACATTTGCTTCCCTCCACTGTTTAACGATTGATTGGAAAATTTTCAGACCATCTGCTCCACCTAAAAGCTCATCTACTGCTCTCTCTGGATGTGGCATCATACCAAGGACATTTCCTTTTTCATTCGTGATTCCTGCAATATTATCTAAGCTTCCATTTGGATTAGTGCCATTATATGTGAATACAATCTGCTTATTTTCTTGTAATCTAGCTAATGTTTCCTCATCACAATAGTAGTTTCCTTCTCCATGTGCGATTGGGACAGTAATAACTTCCTGTTCATTGTAAGCATTTGAGAACATTGTGTTGCTATTTTCTACCTTTAATTCAACAGGACGGCAGATAAACTTCAAGTTGTCATTTCTTCTCATTGCTCCTGGCAAAAGTCCCGCTTCAAGTAAAATTTGAAATCCATTACAAACTCCCAATACTGGTTTTCCAGCTTCAGCTGCTTTGACAACTTCCTTCATGACATTGCTGAATCTTGCAATGGCGCCAGTTCGGAGATAATCACCATATGAGAATCCGCCAGGCAGTAAAATTCCGTCATAACCTTCCAAGCTATCTGCGTCATGCCATACGTATTCTGCTTCTTCTCCCAATTCATCCGTTATTGCGTGCAACATATCGACATCACAATTGGACCCTGGAAATACGACTACCGCGAATTTCACTGTGCAACAACCTCCTCAACCTCATACGTGTAATCTTCAATTACTGTGTTTGCCAACAGCTTTTCACACATTTCCTTTACAAGCTCATCTACATTTCTATCAGACTTCTCTAAAGTAAGCTCTAAGTACTTTCCGATGCGGACATCATTTACTTCTTGATAGTTAAGTGAATGAAGAGACCCTTTCACTGCATTTCCTTGTGGATCTAAAACACTTTCTCTTAATGTGATATATACTTTAACTTTAAACATGTTGTTTTCCCCCTAATCTAGCTAGAATATTCTCATATGCTTCTGTCAAATTTCCTAAATCGCGACGAAATACATCCTTATCCAATTTCGCATTTGTCTCTATGTCCCATAAGCGGCATGTGTCAGGAGAAACTTCATCTGCTAGCATTATCTCTCCGTTTGCATCCTTACCAAATTCAAGCTTGAAATCTATAAGACGAATGCCAAGTTCTGCAAAGAAAGCACTTAACGCTTTATTTACTTCAAGGGCGTTTTTTTTCAATATTGCAACTTCTTCTTTTGTCGCAAGCTTAAGCTCTTCAATATGATCATCTGTTAAGATTGGATCACCAAGAGAGTCATCCTTATAATAAAATTCAACAAGAGGCTTTGATAATGGCTGCCCCTCTTTTATTCCTAATCTTTTTGAGAAGCTTCCTGCAGCTAAGTTCCGTACAACAACTTCTAATGGAATGATTGATACTTTTTTTACTAACTGCTCTGTTTCTGACAGCTTTTCGATAAAGTGGGATTCAATCCCTAAATCTTTTAGCTTCAAAAATAGCAAGCTAGTAATCTCATTATTTAAACGGCCTTTGCCAGTGATAGTTGCCTTCTTCTCACCGTTGAACGCTGTTGCTGAATCTTTGTATTCCAGCCACACGATATTTTCGTCAGACGTTCCATAAACTCTTTTTGCTTTTCCTTCGTACAATAAAGCTCTCTTTTCCATTTGAAGAGTCTCCTTATCAAAAAAATTAGGGATAAAACGAATGTAATATCTAGTTATTTCAGGGTTATTGGCATAAAAGCGCCAAAAGGTGCTTTTATGCCATATATATTAAAGTCCTAGTCTGTTGAAGATTGTATCCACATGCTTAATGTGGAAATGGTAATCAAAGCAATCGTCAATTTCTTCAGTAGTCAATTTTGCTGAAATGATAGAGTCACCTTCAACCAATTCGCGGAAAGGAACTTGCTTTTCCCATGATTCCATTGCTCTTGGCTGAACTGTGTCGTATGCCTCTTCTCTTGTAAGTCCTTTATCAATTAAAGCTAACAGCACTCGCTGCGAATAAATCAAGCCCAAAGTGCGATCCATGTTACGCTTCATATTCTCAGGGAATACAGTCAAGTTTTTAACGATATTGCTGAATCTGTTCAACATATAGTTGATGGCAATCGTTGCATCTGGAAGAATAATTCTCTCAGCAGAAGAATGAGAGATATCTCTTTCATGCCATAACGGCACATTCTCATAAGCAGTCATCATATAACCGCGGATAACACGAGCAAGACCTGCCATATTTTCAGAACCGATTGGATTGCGCTTATGCGGCATTGCCGAAGAGCCTTTTTGACCTTTTGCGAAAAACTCTTCTACTTCTCTTGTTTCACTCTTTTGCAGTCCGCGAATCTCAACAGCAAATTTTTCAATAGATGTTGCAATCAAAGCAATTGATGCCATATATTCTGCATGACGGTCACGCTGTAATGTTTGTGTGGAAATCGGTGCTGGTTGCAGCCCTAACTGCTCACATACATATTGCTCAACAAAAGGATCGATATTGGCATATGTTCCAACCGCTCCTGAAATCTTTCCAAATTCAACACCTGCAGCAGCAGTCTTGAAGCGTTCTAAATTGCGTTTCATTTCCTCATGCCATAATGCAAGCTTCAAACCGAATGTTGTCGGTTCAGCATGAACACCGTGTGTGCGCCCCATCATTACTGTGTATTTATGTTCAACGGCTTTATTTTTCAAGACTTCAATAAAGTTTTCCAAGTCTTTCAAAATGATTTCATTGGCCTGTCTAATTAAGTAAGATAATGCAGTATCCACAACATCTGTTGAAGTTAAGCCGTAATGAACCCATTTACGCTCTTCTCCCAATGTTTCTGAAACAGCTCTTGTAAATGCAACAACATCATGGCGTGTATCTTGCTCTATTTCTTGAATACGCGCAATGTCAAAGGATGCATTTTCACGAATTTTTTTAACGTCTTCTTCAGGAATTTCTCCTAGCTTTACCCATGCTTCACATGCTAGAATCTCCACTTCAAGCCATGCTTGAAAACGATTTTGTTCAGTCCAAATATTTCCCATTTCTGGTCTTGTGTAACGATCGATCATTTCTTATCCTCCGATTTTTTCTGTTTGCAGGCTCCAAATATTAGACCTGTCTATTTCATCAAGGGCAATTTCGACAGAAGAACGCAGTAATGTTGCGTGCCCCATCTTGCGCTTTTCCTTTGGTTCTTGTTTCCCGTAAAGATGAACTTTCCAGTCTTGCAACTCAGGTAGTTTATCGATAATAGGAGCTTGATGTTCACCTAATATATTAACCATAACTGCTGGTCTCAATAACTTCGTGCTTCCAAGCGGCACTCCGCATACTGCTCTAATATGCTGCTCAAATTGAGAGGTTTCACATGCTTCTATTGTATAATGCCCTGAGTTATGTGGTCGTGGCGCTAACTCATTGATATAGATGTCATCATTACTGCATAAGAACATTTCTACGGCCAATGTTCCGACAAGCTGCAGATGCTCGGCAATAATTCCTGCCTTCGCTATTGCATTCTCTTTCGCATGGTCGCTTATTCTTGCAGGTACAATTGATTCATGAAGAATATTATGGATATGAATGTTTTCACTTACTGGAAATACAGCACTTTCCCCATTCGTTCCTCTTGTCACTATCACAGATATTTCTTTTTCAAATGGAATCCACTTTTCCAGAACACATCTGCCGCTTGTTAGCAGCTTTGCTGCTTCCTTTACCTCATTGCTGGAACGAATAACATATTGCCCTTTTCCATCATAGCCTCCGCGAGCTGTTTTCAACACAGCTGGATAGCCTAACGTTGCTAATGCTGCTTCTAAATCTGCTGCATTTTCAATTACTTCAAATGGAGCAACCTTAACTCCTGCTTGTTGAATCGCCTGTTTTTCGCTAATCCGATCCTGTGTTATTTCCAACACCGAAGACCCTTGTGGCACATATGCATTTGTTTGAAGCCAATCCAAGCCTTCTGCATCAATATTTTCAAATTCATATGTGATAACATCACTTATCTGTGCCAGTTGCTGTATCCCTTCTATACTGTTATAAGCATCGACGATCTTATAATCAGCAACTTGGCCGCACGGTGAGTCTTCTGTTGGATCCAATACAGCAATTCGATATCCTTGTGCCTTCGCAGCTAATGCCATCATTCTGCCTAATTGCCCACCACCAATTATACCAATAGTTTGACCTGGGAGAATCACTGAGTTAGACAAGTTCATCACTACTTTCCAAAACCTCGTTTCTTGTTTTTTCTCTCATTGAGGCAATTCTTTCGGCTAACTCCGGTTCAAAGGCTGCTATTATCTGTGCTGCAAGCAATCCGGCGTTCGTAGCACCGGCTTTGCCGATCGCCACTGTTGCAACAGGAACACCGCCAGGCATCTGCACAATGGATAATAGGGAGTCAAGACCGTTTAATGCTCGTGATTGAACAGGAACGCCAATAACAGGCAACGTTGTTTTAGCTGCAACCATTCCTGGTAAGTGAGCAGCACCTCCTGCACCTGCAATGATGGCACGCAACCCGCGCTCTCTTGCACTCTCGGCATATTCAAACATTAAATCTGGAGTGCGGTGTGCAGAGACAACCTTCTTTTCATAACTCACTTCCAGCATATCTAAAATGTCGCAGGCATGCTTCATTGTTTCCCAGTCTGATTTGCTTCCCATAATAACGCCAACTTGAGCAGTCATATTTCGCCTCCTGAATTATTACATATAAAAAGCCCTGCCAGATGCTTCTACTACATAGAGAGAAAGCACCCGTCCAGAGCTTAAATAATCTGAAAAGAATAGGAAATCCCCCCAAACTTTTCTGCTGGCGTTACGGCTTTCCCTCATAGTCTGGCCGTTCTCGGCAGCCAGGTAGAAACGTATGGGCCATATTCCCATTATATATGAGGGCTATTAAATTATTGGTTAGTCATTTCTAATATTCATTAACTCAATACCATATTAACAAGCATTTTCACCTGTTGTCAACACAAAAATCGAACAATTATACTAATATCATATTTATTGTTCGGAATTTACCCTTCCAACTGCACTGCTTCAAAAATAACTTGGCTGGCTACAGGCTCATATGATTTTTGTCCGTTTACAATTGTTTCTTTAAAGATAGGTTTCTCTATTCTTTTCACTGGAGTGTAGCCTTCCTTTTGAATCCTATCTAAACACTCACTTATTGTTTCATTCTCTAGCACTTCAAACTTCATTTTTTTGCCCATTAAATAATTTTCCTCTCTTAACACTTTTTACCCAGAAACCTCCATGTATTGTCTTCGGCTCATAGGCAATGATAAACGCTTTTGGATCCAAAGTTTTAATCGTATCATAGAGTTTTAGCTCATATTTTCGCGGCGACAGTATTTGCAGAGCCATTCTGTCTCCTTCCAATCCGTGTGCAGCCCAGCTCGTAACTCCATAACCTTTTTCTCGCAGAGCTTTCGGTAAATCTCTGTCATATTCTTTTGTAATGACATTAACTGTTATGTATCCTAATGCAAGCTTCTCTTCTATTTTCATTCCTACAATAACACCAATACCATAACCAACTGCATATGCAATTAAATTTTGTATCTGATCGAGATTATCCAAAACCAGACCAAGACCAATTACATAAACTACCACTTCTATCGTACTGATAAAAGCAGCCATATATCTCTGTCCCTTTAATGTTAATATCATCCTTATTGTAAAAAATGACACATAGACAATATTGATGACTAATATGATTACGACCATTGTAACACTGTTCTCCAGCATTAATCCATCACCCTTTTTTCACGTATAGTTTTGCGTTTCTTTTTATAATTGCCTTTATTTTTAATTGTAAACAAATCTCTTCTTATTTATATGTTGGGTTGACAAAAATAGAAAAGGCTTAGAAGGAAAATCTCCTTTTAAGCCTTTTCTATTTTTGTTACTATTACTTCAAGCCAGATACATTAAAGCCTTGCAAAATATACTTCTGAAACACTAAAAATACGATAATAATGGGGATAATCATGAAGGTAGAACCTGCCATTTGCAAGGCATAATTGCTTGCATATTGCCCTTTTAGCAGCTGCAGCCCGACAGATAGTGTGTAGTATTTTTCATCATTGGCGATAATTAACGGCCATAAGAAGGAATTCCAAGCACCAATAAAGGTTAGTATACCTTGTACGGCAAAAACAGGGCGCGAAACCGGAAGAACTATCCTCCAAAAGATTTTCCACTCACTAGCACCATCCAGCCTCGCTGCTTCAAACAGTTCATTTGATATTGTTGACATAAACTGCCGAAACAAAAATATTCCAAACGCACCTACTAAACCAGGAAGGACAATTCCTGCCATTGTATTCGTTAATCCCATCGCATTCAAGATTAAATACACTGGAATCATGGTAACTTGCCCTGGAATCATCATGGTCGCAAGCACTATGTAGAAAAGAAAGTTTTTTCCTTTGAAGGTATACTTGGCAAAACCGAACCCTGCCATCGCATTAAGGAAAAGTCCTCCAAACGAACAAATAACGATAATCATTGTGTTCTTAAAATAAACAAGAAAATTAAAAGCAGAGAATAGTTCTTTAAAATTATCCATAGTGGGATCCTGCGGCAAAATCGTTGGTGGAAACTGCATAATCTCTGTGTCAGTTTTTAGTGAGGATAACACCATCCAAATGAAAGGAAGCACCATCAGTATACCGCCTGCTGCAAGAATGATGGCAACAATCCATTTGGCAGCCTTCGTTTTTTTATGTATTGTATCCATTTTCTCCCCTCCTATTTTTACTCCTCATTTTTCACTTTTTGCATTCGAAATTGAATCAATGTGACGATTATTATCGCTATAAATAATAGGAAAGATCCTGCTGCTGCATAGCCAAATTTACTGAATTGAAAACCGTTGCGATAGATAAACAACGATACAGAGGTAGTACTGTCAAGTGGTCCTCCATTCGTCATAATAAACGGCTCCTCAAAAAACTGCAGCCAGCCTATCATCGTTGTGACCGTCACAAAAAAGATGGCGAATTTCAGCATAGGCACTGTAATCTTGAACAGCTGTTGCCACTTATTAGCACCATCTAACGAAGCTGCCTCATAATATGCCTTTGGAATGCCTTGAAGAGCTGCCAAAAAAATAATCATATTCGTGCCAATTGCACGCCATAGGGCTAAAATTATTAATGAAATTTTCGCGATGACTGGATGCTGCAGCCACGGGACTGACGGGAAATCTGCCAATGATAGCAAGTAGTTAAGAAAGCCAAAGCTGGGATTATATAAGTAGCTCCACACAACAGCTACAGCAACAACATTTGTAATGGATGGAGTATAAAAAATTAGCCTAAAAAACTGAAAAAAACTATTCTCGCCGAAATTGATTAACACAGCGATTCCTAAGGAGCATATAATCACGAGCGGAACACCAATAACTACATAAAATAACGTATTACCAATAGATTTTAAAAAGAGAGGGTCCGTTATAATATCTATATAATTATCTATACCAACAAAATTAATTTGCGACCAATCCGCTAATCCTACTAAGCTAATGTCTGTAAAACTAATGACAAAAGCTACTACAATAGGTATTAACGAAAACATCATTAATAAAAGTAAAGCAGGAGATATGAATAAATAAGGTGCCCTTTTATTTACAAAATTCCTCATGTACTAGCACTCCCTTTTGTTGAGAAAAAGAGGGGTTTTAAACTGCTGCTAATTATAACTACACTGTCTAAACCACCCTCTTTTATCCATTACTTGTTTAATAATTCCTCCGTCTCTTTATTAAAGGCATCCATTTCCTTCTCAACATTTTTTCCACCTAAATAGATTTGTTCAAAATGCTTTAAGTAATTTTGCGCGAATTCCTCAAACTCAGGCAATAATGGCATCGATCGGGATGCCTCCATTTGTTGACCGAAAACCTCATATAATGGATCATTGGCCAATCTGTCATCCTCCCATGCTGACTTTACTGTGGGCATAGCATTAGTTAAATCCAGCCATTTCAGCTGGTTTTCCTTTTTCATCATGAAATCAATAAACTGAGCTGCTTCATCCTTTTTACTGGAGTGTTCAAAAATGGTCAGATTCGAACCACCCAAGCTAGACAGATTATTATCAGAACCAGATGGAAGAACCGCAGTAGCCCATTTACCTTCAATACCTTGAACTGTATCATTCACTGCCTTAACCATCCACGGTCCGCTTATAAACATTGGAACAATTGCATCACCTGAGAATGTTTGGGAAACATCCATTCCAAGATCCTCCTTTGGAGCATATCCTTTTTGAATAAAATCATTCAAATAAGAAACCGCCTCTGTAAATGCTTTTTCGTTAAATTGTGGTTTCCCGTCAGAGACTAAATTAGAGCCATTCTGTCTTGCAAACATAAACCCCAACGTTTGTTCCTTTGCATCCACATTAAGTCCGTACATGTTTTCACCGCGTTCAGATAGCTTTTTAGCAGCATCCTTAAGCTCCTCCCAAGTCTTTGGTGATTCTTTATATCCAACTGCTTCAAGAATATCCGTACGATAGAAAAGGACACGGGTTTCCGCAGCCCACGGAACACCATAATATTTACTATTGAATTGCGTTGTTTCAACAGAGCCTTCAAAGAAGTTATCTGGTTTTAAATTCGGATATTTATTCATGTATTCACCCATATCAGCGAGAGCTCCTGCTGCCTGAAACTCAGGCATCCATGTTGTACCCATTTGCAGTACATCCGGTCCTTTTTTAGAAGCAACTGCCGTTAACAGCTTGTCATGAGCGCTCGCCCACGGAATGGACTGTATTTTCACTTCAATCCCGGTTTCCTTCGTAAATTCCTCTGCCATTTTCGGAAGCTGCTTCACCTCATCACCCATTCCCCAGACTGTCAATACATCAGAATCACTTGAACTGCTTTTTTGTGAACAACCTGCCAATAAACCAAGTGCCAGTAAAGCTGTCATGCCGAAAATAAACCACTTCTTTTTCAAGCCCATCATTCGATTCCTCCTAATCTGTTTTATCGAAACGTTTCGA
This window encodes:
- a CDS encoding sugar ABC transporter substrate-binding protein, which codes for MKKKWFIFGMTALLALGLLAGCSQKSSSSDSDVLTVWGMGDEVKQLPKMAEEFTKETGIEVKIQSIPWASAHDKLLTAVASKKGPDVLQMGTTWMPEFQAAGALADMGEYMNKYPNLKPDNFFEGSVETTQFNSKYYGVPWAAETRVLFYRTDILEAVGYKESPKTWEELKDAAKKLSERGENMYGLNVDAKEQTLGFMFARQNGSNLVSDGKPQFNEKAFTEAVSYLNDFIQKGYAPKEDLGMDVSQTFSGDAIVPMFISGPWMVKAVNDTVQGIEGKWATAVLPSGSDNNLSSLGGSNLTIFEHSSKKDEAAQFIDFMMKKENQLKWLDLTNAMPTVKSAWEDDRLANDPLYEVFGQQMEASRSMPLLPEFEEFAQNYLKHFEQIYLGGKNVEKEMDAFNKETEELLNK